GCGCGCGTCCACCACCGCCCGGTTAGGCGGCGCATCGGCCGCCGGCCGGTAGGCGAAGGCCGTGACCGCGCCTAACGAAACGGGCTCCGGCCACGCCGTCGCCTGGCCGTCGGTCACCACGGCCACCTCGCGCTCCGGGAGCGCGGCGCTCGCCACCACGGTGCTCGCGCGCGTCGCCGCATCTTCCATGTCACCCGCGCCGGCGAGCGCCTCGGCACGGGCGATGTCATCGAGAATGGCCGACCGTGCGCCGCCGCGCACCACGCCGTCGGCCGTGATCAGCCACACGCGGTCGTCGGGCGATGCCGCGCGCACCAGTTGCGACGCGCGCGCGCGCAGATCCTCCAGCACCGGATGACCGGCCACAATCACCGACGTGCTCATCGAATTGTCCAGTACTACGCCTAACGCGGTCGGCGCGTGTCCCGCGCCGGACACGCGCAGCACGGGCCGGGCGGCCGCCGCCGCCACGCACACCACCACCGCCATGCGCAACAGCATCAACAGCAGGTTGCGGAGCCGCAGCTTGCGGCTGTGCTCGCGCTCGGCGCGCGCCAGATACCGGACCGCCGGGAACTCGACGCGCGCGCCGATCCGGCGGCGCAACAGGTGCAGCAGCAGCGGCACCGCCGCGGCGGCCGCCGCGGCGAGCCAGAGCGGCGACAGAAAGTCGATCACGGCAGCCGCTGCCTCACGGCAAAGGCCCGCCGGAGCGGCACGCCGAACGGCGCGTCCGTCGTGACCAGCTCGTAGGCCGCGCCCACGCCGGACAGCGCGTCGCGCCATTCGCCTAACGCACGGTCCACCGTCTGCCGGTACGCCGCCCGCACGTCGGCGGACGCCGCCGGCACTTCGATGTCGCTCTCGGGATCCACGAACAGCGCGTCGCCGCGCGCCGGCAGATCGCGCTCCGCCGGATCCATCACGTGGAGCACCGCCACGTGGTGCCCCGCGTGCCGCAGCGCGCGCACGCGCGAGATCACATCGGGCGGGTCCATGAGCAGATCCGAGATGAGCACGATCATCCCGCGACGCACGATGAGCCGGCCCGCCTGCTCCAACGCCGCCGGCGCGAACGACGCGCGCCCCGCACCGGCATCATCCAGCGCCGCCACGATGCGCTGCCACTGCCCGCTGCGCACCCGCGGCGGCACCGCGCTCCGCACGGCGTCGTCGAAGCGCACCAACCCGACCGCGTCCCGCTGCCGCAGGAACAACAGCGCGATGGCCGCGGCGAGTCGTTCGGCATACGCGAGCTTCGTGAGGCGCGACTCATCGCCGCGCCACGCCATCGACCGGCTCACATCGAGCACGATGGTCGCGCGCAGATTCGTCTCTTCCTCGTACTGCTTCACCACCCACTTGTCCGCGCGCGCCGCGATCTTCCAGTCCACGTAGCGCAGCTCGTCGCCGGGGAGATACGGACGGTGCTCCGCAAACTCCACCGAGAATCCTTTGCGCGGCGACCGGTGCAACCCGGTAAGGAAGCCGTCCACGATCCAGCGCGCCACGATTTCGATGCGCCCCAGCGCCGCGATCGTGGCAGGGTCCAACAGGTCGGGACGTGTCGAAGACATGGACGTGCAACTTAGCCGTTGGTCGGCACTCGTAGGTAGCTCGCCGGGCGGTGCGGGTCCGCACCCGCCGACCGAGTATATTTCGCGTTCATTCGACCGCTCAGCTCGAGAGCCCGTGAAACAGGATCACATCCGCAATTTCTGCATCGTCGCACACATCGACCACGGCAAGTCGACGCTCGCCGACCGGTTGATCGAAGCCACGGGCACGTTGGAAAAGCGCGCGATGAAGGAGCAGGTGCTCGACACGCTCGACCTCGAGCGCGAGCGCGGCATCACCATCAAGCTCAACGCCGTGCGCATGAACTATCGCGCGAAAGATGGCCGCGCGTACGAGCTCAACCTGATCGACACGCCGGGACACGTCGACTTCACGTATGAAGTTTCGCGCTCGCTCGCCGCGTGCGAGGGCGCGATCCTCGTCGTCGACGCGTCGCAGGGCATCCAGGCGCAGACGCTGAGCAATCTCTTTCTTGCACTCGACGCCGGACTCGAAATCGTCCCGGTGCTCAACAAAATCGACCTGCCGAGTGCAGAGCCGGACCGTCGCAAACAGGAAGTGCACGACCTCATCGGCGCCGACCCGGACGACATCCTGCTGGTGAGCGCGAAGGAAGGCATCGGGATCGACGCGCTGCTCGAGCAAATCGTGCGCAAGATTCCGCCGCCGGAGGGCGATCCCGGCGCGCCATTGCGCGCCCTCATCTTCGATTCGTACTACGATCGCTATCGCGGCGCGATTCCGATGGTGCGGGTCGTCGACGGCGTCCTGCGTCCGGGGATGAACATTGCCTTCGGCGCGAGCGACGCGACCTACGAAGTCGACGAAGTCGGATACCATCAGCTCCGCCAGGTGAAGAGCGCGTCGCTCTCGCCCGGGGAAGTGGGGTACGTGGTGGCGAACGTGCGGCGCGTGCAGGAGACGCGTGTTGGCGACACCATCTTCGACGCCGCCAATCGCGCGGCCGCCGCGCTGCCCGGGTATCAGGACATCCACTCGATGGTGTTCTCGGGCCTCTATCCGACGGACGCCAACCAGTATCCGGAGCTGCGCGACGCGCTCGAGAAGCTGCAGCTCAACGACGCATCCCTCCGCTACGAGCCCGAGACGTCGACTGCGTTAGGCTTCGGCTTTCGATGCGGGTTCCTGGGCCTGCTGCACATGGAGATCGTGCAGGAGCGGCTGGAGCGCGAGTTCGATCTCGACCTCGTGACCACCGTGCCCAACGTGGAGTACCACGTGTACCGCACCACGGGCGCGATGGACGTGATCGAGAACCCGTCCACGATGCCGCACGGCTCCGAGGTGGATCGCATCGAGGAACCGTTCGTCAAGGCGCGCATCGTGGCGCCGGCCGACTACATCGGCGCGATCATGGCGTTGGGCACCGAGCGCCGCGGCGTCTA
Above is a window of Gemmatimonadaceae bacterium DNA encoding:
- a CDS encoding DUF58 domain-containing protein — encoded protein: MSSTRPDLLDPATIAALGRIEIVARWIVDGFLTGLHRSPRKGFSVEFAEHRPYLPGDELRYVDWKIAARADKWVVKQYEEETNLRATIVLDVSRSMAWRGDESRLTKLAYAERLAAAIALLFLRQRDAVGLVRFDDAVRSAVPPRVRSGQWQRIVAALDDAGAGRASFAPAALEQAGRLIVRRGMIVLISDLLMDPPDVISRVRALRHAGHHVAVLHVMDPAERDLPARGDALFVDPESDIEVPAASADVRAAYRQTVDRALGEWRDALSGVGAAYELVTTDAPFGVPLRRAFAVRQRLP
- the lepA gene encoding translation elongation factor 4, producing MKQDHIRNFCIVAHIDHGKSTLADRLIEATGTLEKRAMKEQVLDTLDLERERGITIKLNAVRMNYRAKDGRAYELNLIDTPGHVDFTYEVSRSLAACEGAILVVDASQGIQAQTLSNLFLALDAGLEIVPVLNKIDLPSAEPDRRKQEVHDLIGADPDDILLVSAKEGIGIDALLEQIVRKIPPPEGDPGAPLRALIFDSYYDRYRGAIPMVRVVDGVLRPGMNIAFGASDATYEVDEVGYHQLRQVKSASLSPGEVGYVVANVRRVQETRVGDTIFDAANRAAAALPGYQDIHSMVFSGLYPTDANQYPELRDALEKLQLNDASLRYEPETSTALGFGFRCGFLGLLHMEIVQERLEREFDLDLVTTVPNVEYHVYRTTGAMDVIENPSTMPHGSEVDRIEEPFVKARIVAPADYIGAIMALGTERRGVYRNMSYLDASRVEFDFEFPLGEIILDFYDKLKTVSRGYAGLDYEMLE